A part of Ooceraea biroi isolate clonal line C1 chromosome 10, Obir_v5.4, whole genome shotgun sequence genomic DNA contains:
- the LOC113562690 gene encoding protein sickie-like, translating into MAEYANGEKPQKVSSGTSTSSSSKVRGVPQSFGYVKRHSAGTSPSPNGVQNGGKDATRTAQVSAVPRTKVKVSGGTQTCTTELQANSSGSSQGHHYKSYSLTGPSASQLSQSVRDRLMLGSQSLPKPGSPEFTALFASAHHRERGTGVGPASAPFSPRVLKPSDGSLSDTCSNYAAPDLQGYYGTPNSPYTTSWMRHSNTYTPSGRSQGMGLCEADSVESLGSHRASLTHARLLMHQRDSTGSPAPPRLNRSNSIRSTKSEKMYPSMLARGSGASSSVGEEVGIGMGVGVEPYYSVPVGSAGCAGQHWSQPTSPTPTHTSRQPPNLYQHVHKDDDIHGSSVSLVSTASSLYSSAEEKQAHELRKLRRELLDAQEKVHSLTSQLSTNFRRNLEAGECSPI; encoded by the exons ATGGCCGAATATGCGAACGGCGAGAAACCGCAGAAAGTTTCGTCGGGCACGTCGACCAGCAGTAGCAGTAAGGTTCGCGGGGTACCGCAAAGTTTCGGTTACGTTAAGAGACACAGCGCGGGCACCAGTCCAAGTCCCAATGGCGTCCAGAATGGCGGCAAGGATGCTACCAGGACGGCTCAAGTCAGCGCCGTGCCAAGAACCAAG GTCAAGGTATCCGGTGGCACTCAAACATGCACCACGGAGTTGCAGGCAAATTCCTCAGGGTCCAGCCAGGGTCACCATTACAAGAGCTACAGCCTCACCGGGCCCAGTGCCAGCCAGCTCTCGCAGTCGGTCCGGGACCGTCTTATGCTGGGTTCCCAAAGTCTGCCAAAACCGGGCAGTCCAGAATTTACCGCTCTCTTCGCGTCTGCTCATCATCGAGAGAGAGGTACCGGTGTTGGACCGGCGAGCGCACCATTCTCACCTCGTGTACTGAAACCGTCTGACGGCAGCCTCAGTGACACATGCAGTAATTACGCCGCACCTGATCTCCAGGGTTACTATGGCACACCCAACAGCCCTTACACCACTTCATGGATGAGGCATAGTAACACCTACACGCCTAGCGGACGATCTCAAG GAATGGGCTTGTGCGAGGCAGATAGCGTGGAATCGTTGGGTTCACATCGCGCGAGTTTGACGCATGCTCGTTTGCTGATGCATCAAAGAGACTCTACAGGATCACCGGCGCCGCCCAGACTGAACAGGAGCAACTCCATCAG GTCCACCAAGAGCGAGAAGATGTACCCGTCGATGCTGGCGCGCGGCAGCGGCGCCTCGTCGTCGGTGGGCGAGGAGGTCGGGATTGGCATGGGAGTCGGAGTGGAACCGTATTATAGCGTGCCCGTGGGATCGGCGGGATGTGCCGGCCAGCACTGGTCCCAGCCGACGTCACCGACACCCACTCACACTTCCAGGCAGCCACCGAACTTGTACCAGCATGTGCACAAGGACGACGACA TTCATGGCTCGTCGGTATCTCTGGTATCCACCGCGAGCAGCCTCTACAGCTCGGCTGAGGAGAAACAGGCACATGAATTGAGAAAATTGCGTCGCGAGCTACTGGACGCACAGGAGAAGGTGCATTCATTGACCAGTCAGCTATCTACAAAC tttagacgaaatttggaggcaggagaatgctcaccaatt